The Camelina sativa cultivar DH55 chromosome 16, Cs, whole genome shotgun sequence sequence GAATTTAGACCCTAGCTGTAGTGCAAGCGATGTGGGTTTGGCTCCTAAACCCAAAATACCTGTGATCTCACTCTCCAACTGCTCTCCATTCTCATGCCCACACCCAAAGGCAACAGGTTGGGTCACAACAGTGTTTCCGTTTGGTGTTGTGAATATCAACTGTTCTTTAGCCAGAACGCCTTTTGAGCCAGCGCCACTTATATATACCTGATCGTAAAGGCACTCGTTTGAGGTGCCGCAGCTTCCGTGTGGTGCATACCTGCAAAATCGATCATTGCAGGAACACTGTGCAAATGTTGAAGACAATGCTGGATTAAAGACAGGATGGATCATATGATCTGATGAGCAGTATTTGCAGGGAAGACACTGGATCCATAAAAGTGAGCTTCCAGTATCCATGATAGTGAACTGCGGTACCGGAGGCTGTCCTACAGAGAAGTTCACATAAAACATTGACGACTGGATTGCTTGATGAACATCGATTTGGAAATCGCTGCTGCCTAGCTCTTTTCCAATAGAATTCAGTAGATACTTAAACCGCGCAGATGAAGTATATGTAAGGTGTTCGATATGTTCCTCTAGAGTGACTGGAACTCGGGCATTTGGGTTGCGACGAGCCACTGATTCACGGTGTATCAGCTTCATCGCCATTCGACTAGGTTTAACGGATTCCGTAACTGTGAAGTAATATGAGAAGTATGAGACAATGATGATGAGTACGAGTGATGTTTTGAAAAAAGATTCCATTGCTG is a genomic window containing:
- the LOC104752020 gene encoding aspartyl protease UND-like → MESFFKTSLVLIIIVSYFSYYFTVTESVKPSRMAMKLIHRESVARRNPNARVPVTLEEHIEHLTYTSSARFKYLLNSIGKELGSSDFQIDVHQAIQSSMFYVNFSVGQPPVPQFTIMDTGSSLLWIQCLPCKYCSSDHMIHPVFNPALSSTFAQCSCNDRFCRYAPHGSCGTSNECLYDQVYISGAGSKGVLAKEQLIFTTPNGNTVVTQPVAFGCGHENGEQLESEITGILGLGAKPTSLALQLGSKFSYCIGDLANKNYGYNQLVLGDADILGDPTPIDTDNGVYYMTLEGISVGEKQLSIEPVVFRKRGPRTGVILDSGTLYTWLADIAYRELYNEIKSILEPRLERFWFRDLVCYQGRVSEELIGFPVVTFHFAGGAELAMEAASMFYQMSESDAYHNVFCMSVRPTTEHGGEYKDFTAIGLMAQQYYNIGYDLIEKKVYLQRIDCVLLDDYSPSN